The Acidobacteriota bacterium genome contains a region encoding:
- a CDS encoding Nramp family divalent metal transporter, whose translation MNNPNSDVEKPAGPKPRSLERVRRFFADLGPGLITGAADDDPSGISTYSVTGALYGYMPLWTALFSFPLMAAVQLMCARLGLVTGRGLAGVVRRHYPRAVLWGACALLIVANVFNIGADLGGMAEATEMMTGIKSHFWTPVYAALIVSLLFFSSYRRIARVFKWLTLILFAYIAAAFLARPDWSAVFSATLVPRVEWSSAFLATLVGILGTTISPYLFFWQASQEVEDERAQGRVTVKQRSGATNQELRVARTDVLTGMFFSNLVMYFIILTTAATLHAHGQTHIETAREAAEALRPLAGRGAYLLFTLGLIGTGMLAVPVLAGSAAYAVAEARMWRGTLEDRPSVSRKFYAVVAVSMMLGLVLDFIGFNAVKMLFYSAVLNGVLAPPLIVLVVLLTSNPDVMGTRVSSRPLRYLGWATAAIMTAAAVGMFLTM comes from the coding sequence ATGAACAACCCCAACTCGGATGTTGAGAAACCGGCGGGACCGAAACCGCGCTCGCTGGAGAGAGTCCGACGGTTCTTCGCCGATCTGGGCCCCGGTTTGATCACCGGCGCTGCCGATGACGACCCGTCAGGCATCTCAACCTATTCAGTGACCGGCGCGTTGTACGGCTACATGCCGCTGTGGACGGCGCTGTTCTCGTTTCCGCTGATGGCTGCCGTGCAGCTGATGTGTGCGCGTCTCGGTCTGGTCACGGGGCGCGGGCTGGCTGGCGTCGTGCGGCGCCATTATCCCCGCGCTGTGCTGTGGGGCGCCTGCGCGCTCCTGATTGTCGCGAATGTATTCAACATCGGCGCCGACCTGGGAGGCATGGCAGAGGCGACCGAAATGATGACCGGCATCAAGTCTCACTTCTGGACGCCGGTGTACGCCGCACTGATTGTCTCCCTGCTCTTCTTCTCCTCATACCGTCGCATCGCGCGCGTGTTTAAGTGGCTGACCCTCATCCTCTTCGCGTACATTGCGGCCGCCTTCCTCGCCCGCCCGGACTGGAGCGCCGTCTTCAGCGCGACCCTTGTCCCGCGGGTGGAATGGTCGAGCGCGTTTCTGGCAACGCTGGTCGGCATACTCGGCACGACGATCTCACCCTACCTGTTCTTCTGGCAGGCATCACAGGAGGTCGAAGACGAGCGTGCGCAGGGGAGAGTGACGGTCAAACAGCGCAGCGGTGCGACCAATCAGGAGTTGCGTGTCGCTCGAACGGACGTCCTGACCGGGATGTTTTTCTCGAACCTCGTGATGTACTTCATCATCCTGACGACCGCTGCCACACTGCACGCGCACGGACAAACACACATCGAAACGGCGCGGGAAGCGGCTGAAGCACTGCGGCCCCTGGCCGGAAGGGGAGCCTATCTGCTCTTCACACTCGGTCTCATCGGGACAGGCATGCTGGCTGTTCCCGTGCTCGCCGGCTCAGCCGCGTACGCGGTGGCCGAAGCCAGAATGTGGCGGGGGACATTGGAAGACCGCCCGAGCGTGTCGCGCAAGTTCTACGCGGTCGTCGCCGTGTCGATGATGCTCGGCCTGGTCCTGGATTTTATCGGCTTCAACGCCGTAAAGATGCTCTTCTATTCGGCTGTGCTCAACGGGGTGTTGGCGCCTCCGCTCATTGTCCTGGTCGTGCTGCTGACGAGCAACCCTGACGTCATGGGCACGCGAGTGAGTTCACGCCCGTTGCGTTATCTGGGATGGGCAACCGCCGCGATCATGACTGCCGCCGCCGTCGGGATGTTTCTGACGATGTAG
- a CDS encoding PAS domain S-box protein yields MTSNDARPSRPAEHCGGTEPVIQTNADASPANTESQPPAETHPRVAESSLQDVERFRALCDFVPIGIGVVDPAGRFVAYNEAFMEPGGYSREDIKKLDTVADLYYDPRQRDEVQALFRQEGILKNHPVQFRRKDGSPYDALLTLKQTQLGGQACVQALVEDVTERRRAEKAVEEDRRLLGEAQRIGNVGGWEFDIDTKQLKWTSEFYRNQQMKVDSGRPAIGRVAFYAPAYRPAVEQAVLRAIELEQPLDMELEVTTASGKSRWVRVIGEMDRERRRVIGFFQDTTRHKRAEEEQAALEARLQQAQRMGLVGSLAGGVAHEFNNMLTVILGHTEIALDGVDQTDPLHADLVAIRTAATRSADLTRQLLAFARKQTVAPRVLDLNAVVASTLKMLERLIGENIRLQWQPGTGLWRVKVAPSQIDEVLTTLCVNARDAINGVGTITVATGNTVLDTAGANAAGVTPGEYVRLCVGDDGCGMDHETLAHIFEPFFTTKAVGMGVGLGLPSAYGAIKQNGGFIQARSEPGVGTTLEVYLPRHVATAIATRTEGVAESPQRGRETILLVEDDPSVLKLTALILRRLGYAVIEAGTPGDAVRRAMEHGDHIDLLMTDVVMPEMSGQTLAKELLSFCPHLKHLFMSGYASDVIAHGGRVEDGTRFLPKPFSIDELAAAVREILSRD; encoded by the coding sequence ATGACAAGCAACGATGCCCGACCCAGCCGCCCCGCCGAACATTGCGGCGGGACCGAACCGGTCATCCAGACGAACGCCGATGCGTCTCCGGCGAACACGGAGTCCCAGCCTCCCGCGGAAACACATCCGCGGGTCGCGGAGTCGTCTCTTCAGGACGTGGAACGGTTCCGCGCGTTGTGTGACTTCGTGCCAATCGGCATTGGCGTCGTCGACCCGGCGGGCCGCTTCGTGGCGTACAACGAGGCCTTCATGGAACCCGGGGGGTACAGCCGCGAGGACATCAAGAAACTGGACACGGTCGCCGACCTCTACTACGACCCGCGGCAGAGGGATGAGGTTCAGGCGCTTTTCCGTCAAGAGGGCATTCTCAAGAACCATCCGGTGCAGTTCCGTCGGAAGGACGGCTCGCCCTACGACGCACTGCTCACACTCAAGCAGACGCAGCTCGGTGGGCAAGCATGTGTCCAGGCGCTGGTCGAGGACGTCACCGAGCGCCGGCGCGCCGAGAAGGCCGTGGAAGAGGACAGAAGGCTGCTCGGAGAAGCACAGCGGATAGGGAACGTCGGTGGCTGGGAATTTGATATTGATACGAAGCAACTCAAATGGACGAGCGAGTTCTACCGCAACCAACAGATGAAGGTTGATTCCGGGCGGCCGGCGATCGGGCGAGTTGCTTTCTATGCGCCCGCGTACCGACCCGCCGTTGAACAGGCCGTGCTGCGCGCCATCGAGCTTGAGCAGCCGCTTGACATGGAATTGGAAGTCACCACCGCGAGCGGCAAATCCCGGTGGGTGCGCGTCATTGGAGAAATGGATAGAGAGCGCCGCAGGGTCATCGGTTTCTTCCAGGACACGACCAGGCACAAGAGGGCTGAGGAGGAGCAGGCCGCCCTCGAAGCCAGGCTCCAGCAGGCGCAGAGGATGGGACTCGTGGGCAGTCTGGCTGGCGGTGTGGCCCACGAGTTCAACAACATGCTGACCGTGATCCTCGGCCACACCGAGATCGCTCTCGATGGAGTGGACCAGACGGATCCACTCCACGCTGACCTCGTGGCCATCCGCACGGCGGCCACTCGCTCCGCCGACCTGACACGGCAACTGCTGGCCTTTGCGCGAAAACAAACCGTCGCACCAAGAGTTCTGGACCTGAACGCGGTTGTGGCAAGCACGCTCAAGATGCTGGAGCGGCTGATCGGCGAAAACATCCGGCTCCAGTGGCAGCCGGGGACGGGATTGTGGCGGGTGAAGGTGGCCCCGTCCCAGATCGACGAAGTGCTGACCACCCTTTGCGTGAACGCACGGGACGCCATCAACGGCGTCGGCACGATCACGGTTGCCACGGGCAACACCGTTCTCGATACGGCCGGCGCGAATGCCGCGGGCGTGACTCCCGGGGAGTATGTCCGATTGTGCGTCGGCGACGACGGCTGCGGCATGGACCACGAAACGCTGGCACACATATTCGAGCCGTTCTTCACGACCAAAGCCGTCGGCATGGGAGTCGGGTTGGGACTGCCCAGTGCGTACGGGGCAATCAAGCAGAACGGCGGCTTCATTCAGGCGCGCAGTGAGCCGGGCGTGGGCACCACGCTCGAGGTCTATCTGCCCCGACATGTCGCCACGGCCATTGCGACGCGAACCGAAGGCGTGGCGGAATCGCCCCAGCGCGGCCGAGAGACCATCCTGCTGGTCGAAGACGACCCGAGCGTTTTGAAGTTGACGGCGCTGATCCTCCGACGGCTGGGCTACGCGGTGATCGAGGCCGGTACCCCGGGCGACGCCGTCCGCCGGGCCATGGAACACGGCGACCACATCGATCTACTGATGACGGACGTCGTGATGCCCGAGATGAGCGGCCAGACGCTTGCCAAGGAACTGCTGTCCTTCTGTCCGCACCTCAAGCATCTGTTCATGTCGGGATATGCGTCCGACGTGATCGCGCACGGCGGTCGTGTGGAGGATGGGACACGATTCCTCCCCAAGCCGTTCTCCATCGATGAGCTGGCCGCCGCCGTTCGAGAGATCCTGAGTCGCGACTAG
- a CDS encoding DUF5916 domain-containing protein encodes MPHRAVVVAILLILSPFLLTRASAQQTVPQPAAQAPAAPQPAARAVPPIATFAITRATSEIKVDGVLDEDAWAKAAVIPLPYEWAPGDGIAPPVKTECLVTFDGTSLYIAFRSFDPEPGKIRAHLMDRDDTDTLILDDHIGVMIDTFNDERRAFQFRVNPLGVQADAVFSEQDGIEDFSWDMMWAAVGKITPDGYIIEMALPLKQLRFQPGAGVQTWGFEAFRSWPRNVRHRMTSAFRDRNKSCLLCQENKISGLAGLAQGRNLEFDPTATFGRTDAIADSSSTSLASGDVKAKAGVTARWSVTPNMTFNGTISPDFSQVEADVAQLDVNNRFQLFYPEKRPFFLEGLDFFTTPIQSVFTRTVSDPYFGAKLTGKQGSNAVGLFVTHDRLNNLVLPSNQGSDFDSIDEAVTTVVGRYRRDVGPGSTIGALYAGREGKDYHNRQVGLDGYWRISQADAVRAQYLRSDTAYPGDIVTRDRQPAGSIGGNAVWVDYQHMSRTWAAFGDYESYSPGFRSDTGYVPRVDFRNVFGQAQRRFQRGVGSWFNTIDIGARGWQSMDSGWTLTDQTLAAFVNYTGPYQTSLQFNMPRDIVVFQGVRYVYPRPNFYAGVKPSSGLNIQLTGRWGGGVDFSNGRKATQALQFGPQIDYNPVARVSLRLSYNLDQLSVEQGRLYRANLTQLRMLYHLNVRTFVRAILQYTDITRDPSLYATAVDGHSRRLFSQYLFSYKLNPQTVLFAGYSDNASASQSADLLRQDRTFFVKLGYAWVM; translated from the coding sequence ATGCCGCATCGTGCCGTCGTTGTCGCCATCCTGCTGATCCTGTCTCCGTTCCTGCTCACCCGCGCGTCGGCGCAACAGACGGTGCCGCAACCGGCCGCGCAGGCGCCAGCCGCGCCGCAACCGGCCGCCCGGGCGGTGCCGCCGATCGCGACGTTCGCCATCACCCGCGCCACCTCCGAAATCAAAGTGGACGGCGTGCTCGACGAAGACGCGTGGGCCAAGGCGGCGGTGATTCCACTGCCGTACGAGTGGGCTCCAGGCGACGGCATCGCGCCGCCGGTCAAGACGGAGTGCCTGGTGACCTTCGACGGCACGAGCCTCTACATCGCGTTCCGCTCGTTCGATCCGGAACCGGGTAAGATCCGCGCGCACCTCATGGACCGCGACGACACCGACACGCTCATCCTCGACGACCACATCGGCGTCATGATCGACACCTTCAACGACGAACGTCGCGCGTTCCAGTTCCGCGTCAACCCGCTCGGCGTGCAGGCCGACGCGGTCTTCAGCGAACAGGACGGCATCGAGGATTTTTCGTGGGACATGATGTGGGCCGCGGTGGGCAAGATTACGCCGGATGGCTACATCATCGAAATGGCGCTCCCGCTCAAACAGCTCCGGTTTCAGCCCGGCGCGGGTGTGCAGACGTGGGGCTTCGAGGCATTTCGATCCTGGCCCCGCAACGTCCGGCACCGGATGACTTCGGCCTTTCGCGATCGCAACAAGAGCTGCCTGCTGTGCCAGGAGAACAAGATCTCCGGGCTGGCAGGCCTCGCGCAGGGCCGCAACCTGGAGTTCGATCCCACCGCGACCTTCGGCCGCACCGATGCCATCGCGGACTCGTCGTCTACTTCACTCGCATCCGGTGACGTGAAGGCCAAGGCAGGCGTGACGGCCAGGTGGAGCGTGACGCCGAACATGACCTTCAACGGGACGATCAGCCCGGACTTCTCGCAGGTGGAAGCCGATGTCGCGCAGCTGGACGTCAACAATCGGTTTCAGCTGTTCTATCCGGAAAAGCGCCCGTTCTTTCTCGAGGGACTCGACTTCTTTACGACGCCCATTCAATCGGTCTTCACGCGCACGGTGAGTGATCCCTACTTTGGCGCCAAGCTGACAGGCAAACAGGGTTCAAACGCGGTGGGTCTCTTCGTCACCCATGATCGCCTCAACAACCTCGTCCTGCCGTCAAACCAAGGCTCCGACTTCGACTCCATCGATGAGGCGGTCACCACGGTGGTCGGCAGGTATCGGCGGGACGTGGGGCCGGGGTCGACCATCGGCGCCTTGTACGCGGGACGTGAGGGCAAGGACTACCACAACCGCCAGGTCGGTCTGGACGGCTACTGGCGCATCAGCCAGGCAGACGCGGTTCGCGCGCAGTACCTCAGAAGCGACACGGCGTACCCAGGGGACATCGTGACCCGGGATCGCCAGCCCGCCGGGAGCATCGGCGGCAACGCGGTGTGGGTGGACTACCAGCACATGAGCCGGACCTGGGCGGCGTTCGGGGATTACGAATCGTACAGCCCCGGGTTCCGCAGCGACACGGGGTACGTGCCGCGCGTCGATTTCCGCAACGTGTTCGGCCAGGCCCAGCGCAGGTTCCAGCGCGGGGTGGGCTCGTGGTTCAACACGATCGACATCGGGGCGCGCGGGTGGCAGTCGATGGACTCAGGCTGGACACTCACCGACCAGACGCTGGCGGCGTTCGTCAATTACACGGGACCGTATCAGACCTCCCTCCAGTTCAACATGCCACGCGACATCGTCGTCTTTCAGGGCGTTCGCTACGTGTACCCCCGCCCCAACTTCTACGCCGGCGTGAAGCCGTCCAGCGGACTGAACATCCAGTTGACCGGCCGCTGGGGCGGTGGAGTCGATTTCTCGAATGGCAGGAAGGCGACGCAGGCGCTGCAGTTCGGTCCTCAGATCGACTACAACCCTGTCGCGCGGGTCAGCCTTCGCCTCAGCTACAACCTCGACCAGTTGTCGGTGGAGCAGGGGAGGCTCTATCGCGCCAACCTCACCCAATTGCGGATGCTGTATCACCTGAACGTGCGCACCTTCGTCCGCGCGATTCTCCAGTACACGGACATCACGCGCGACCCGTCGCTGTACGCAACGGCCGTCGATGGACACAGCCGCAGGTTGTTCTCCCAGTATCTGTTCTCGTACAAGCTCAATCCTCAAACGGTGCTCTTCGCCGGCTACTCCGACAACGCGTCGGCGAGCCAGTCGGCGGATCTGCTCAGACAGGATCGGACGTTCTTCGTCAAGCTGGGATACGCGTGGGTGATGTGA
- a CDS encoding helix-turn-helix transcriptional regulator gives MATQTLDQMAVLLGQRLRALRLRQNVDQQRLAARAGVALNALKNLESGKGGTTRSLLKVLRALGREDWLDALCPQVSISPLLALTRKPTRQRASRKRT, from the coding sequence ATGGCTACACAAACACTTGACCAAATGGCAGTATTGCTGGGGCAGCGGCTGCGGGCGCTTCGGCTCCGCCAGAACGTTGACCAGCAGCGCCTTGCCGCGCGTGCGGGCGTGGCCCTCAACGCTTTGAAGAACCTCGAATCCGGAAAGGGCGGCACGACGCGATCTCTCCTGAAGGTGCTGCGGGCTCTCGGCCGCGAAGACTGGCTCGACGCCCTCTGTCCGCAAGTCTCCATCAGCCCGCTCCTGGCCCTCACGCGTAAGCCAACGCGCCAACGCGCCTCCAGGAAGCGAACGTAG
- a CDS encoding DUF853 family protein, which produces MQQILIGKAEQPVHLLAKYGNRHGMVAGATGTGKTISLLVLAEGFSRMGVPSFIADVKGDVAGLAMAGVASEQLQERVKRIGVEGYACEGSPVVFWDLYGKAGHPVRTTVSEIGPTLLARMLEINDTQEGMLEIVFKLADDQGLLLLDLDDLHALLGFIADNHKEVSAQVGLVSTQSVAAIQRAMLSLEREGGKAFFGEPALELVDLMRTDLTGRGIINILAADQLILKPRLYSSFLLWLLSELFEKLPEVGDLEQPKLAVFFDEAHLLFDDAPASLLQRVEQVVRLIRSKGVGVYFCSQLPDDVPNEILGQLGNRVQHALRAYTPRDQKAVRTAAETFVANPALDVTTVISQLAVGEALVSTLQENGVPMPVARTLMSPPRCRMGAITVEERAAVRARSPIGAKYDSAINRESAYEILNRRAAAAIAPTAQPAPTQAGSAQSGQQPKAGGGMLGGLLWGTTRRQGMVETMAKQAARTVGSQVGRQILRGVLGGIFGGSRR; this is translated from the coding sequence GTGCAACAGATACTCATTGGCAAAGCCGAGCAGCCGGTCCATTTGCTTGCGAAGTACGGCAACCGCCACGGCATGGTGGCCGGCGCTACAGGGACGGGAAAGACCATCTCGCTGCTGGTCCTCGCGGAGGGCTTCTCGCGCATGGGTGTGCCGTCGTTCATCGCGGACGTGAAGGGTGATGTGGCCGGGCTGGCGATGGCTGGGGTCGCGAGCGAGCAACTCCAGGAGCGCGTCAAACGAATTGGCGTCGAGGGCTACGCCTGCGAGGGAAGCCCGGTCGTGTTCTGGGATCTGTACGGCAAGGCGGGCCATCCGGTGCGTACGACGGTCAGCGAGATTGGACCGACACTGCTCGCCCGGATGCTCGAGATCAACGACACGCAGGAGGGCATGCTGGAGATCGTCTTCAAGCTGGCCGACGATCAGGGCCTGCTGCTGCTCGACCTCGACGATCTGCACGCGCTGCTCGGGTTCATCGCCGACAACCACAAGGAAGTGTCGGCGCAGGTGGGTCTGGTCAGCACCCAGTCGGTGGCGGCCATCCAGCGCGCGATGTTGTCGCTCGAGCGCGAGGGCGGCAAGGCGTTCTTCGGCGAGCCGGCGTTGGAGCTGGTCGACCTGATGCGTACGGACTTGACCGGCCGCGGCATCATCAACATCCTGGCCGCCGACCAGCTCATCCTGAAACCGCGGCTGTACTCGAGCTTCCTGCTGTGGCTGCTGTCTGAATTGTTCGAGAAGCTGCCCGAAGTGGGTGATCTCGAGCAGCCGAAGCTGGCCGTGTTCTTTGACGAAGCCCACCTGTTGTTTGACGACGCCCCGGCGTCGCTGCTTCAGCGGGTGGAGCAAGTGGTGCGGCTGATTCGTTCGAAGGGCGTCGGCGTGTATTTCTGCTCGCAGTTGCCGGATGATGTGCCGAACGAGATTCTGGGCCAGCTGGGCAACCGCGTCCAGCACGCGCTGCGTGCGTACACGCCGCGCGACCAAAAGGCCGTGCGGACGGCTGCGGAAACGTTCGTGGCCAATCCCGCGCTCGACGTCACGACGGTCATCTCGCAGCTCGCCGTCGGCGAGGCGCTGGTGTCCACACTGCAGGAGAACGGCGTGCCGATGCCGGTGGCGCGCACGCTAATGTCGCCGCCGCGCTGCCGGATGGGCGCGATCACCGTGGAGGAACGCGCCGCCGTGCGGGCGCGCAGTCCGATTGGCGCCAAGTACGACTCCGCGATCAACCGCGAGTCCGCGTACGAGATCCTGAACCGGCGGGCCGCGGCCGCCATCGCGCCAACCGCGCAGCCGGCTCCCACGCAGGCCGGGTCCGCCCAATCAGGGCAGCAACCCAAAGCCGGCGGCGGAATGCTGGGCGGTTTGCTGTGGGGCACCACCCGCCGGCAGGGGATGGTGGAGACCATGGCCAAACAGGCGGCCCGAACCGTCGGCAGCCAGGTCGGCCGGCAGATCCTCCGCGGCGTGCTGGGCGGCATCTTCGGCGGTTCGCGGCGCTAG
- a CDS encoding outer membrane beta-barrel protein gives MRRTTVAAIGILALLLAPSAASAQGYLTPFVGGNFGGDTGTTLDQSINDTSRLAFGVRLGAMAHGIFGAEADIGYTRNFYGMGSIFNSSNVLTVMGNLVVGIPAGPVRPYATGGVGIIRRNIDFSSIESAVSFTDTQFACDIGGGVNILFSRHVGINGDVRYFRNFGTGNSFLDVANQKFNFTRGSVGLVLQF, from the coding sequence GTGCGACGAACAACAGTGGCGGCGATCGGGATTCTGGCTCTGCTGCTTGCGCCATCTGCAGCCTCGGCGCAAGGGTATCTCACGCCGTTTGTCGGCGGGAACTTCGGTGGCGATACGGGGACAACGCTCGACCAGAGCATCAACGACACCTCGAGACTCGCGTTTGGCGTCCGGCTTGGCGCCATGGCTCACGGTATCTTCGGCGCCGAAGCCGACATCGGATACACGCGCAACTTCTATGGCATGGGGAGCATCTTCAATTCGTCCAATGTGCTCACGGTCATGGGCAACCTGGTGGTCGGCATCCCGGCTGGGCCCGTGCGTCCGTACGCGACCGGAGGCGTCGGCATCATCCGACGGAACATCGATTTCAGTTCTATCGAGAGCGCGGTCAGCTTTACCGATACACAGTTCGCCTGCGACATCGGCGGCGGGGTGAACATCCTATTCTCCAGGCATGTCGGCATCAATGGCGACGTGAGGTACTTCCGCAACTTCGGGACGGGCAACTCGTTCCTGGATGTCGCGAACCAGAAGTTCAACTTTACGCGTGGATCAGTTGGTCTGGTGCTGCAGTTCTGA
- a CDS encoding type II toxin-antitoxin system HipA family toxin, translating into MYQPVDAIEVRIWGQRAGAVALDPNLGCYAFEYAPAFVRSGIELAPLTMPLGAAREPFVFPALPESTYLGLPGLVADALPDSFGNNLIDAWMAVHGVEKSDITSLDRLAYMGKRSMGALEFKPVRGPSKATTTALEMSALVESARRAVRGDLGSDALAEAALAQIIHVGTSAGGARAKAAIAWNPTTQEIRAGQFEVAPGFEHWLLKFDGLGADIELGVSRDYGRIEYAYYLMARSAGIAMSPSRLLEENGRAHFMTRRFDRDGNTRHHVQTLCAMAHLDYRQKATHDVSQLFLTIDRLQIGYLAKEEAFRRVAFNIMAANCDDHTKNVSFLLREGSVWELAPAYDVIYAHNPRGEWTCQHLMSVNGKFVDIVRDDLLAVADRFGIGTAPRVLKDVNRAVKSWPSRAKQARISARETKRIQAQHRLL; encoded by the coding sequence GTGTACCAGCCGGTCGACGCGATCGAGGTTCGCATCTGGGGGCAGCGGGCTGGTGCCGTCGCGCTTGATCCGAATCTGGGGTGCTACGCCTTCGAGTACGCGCCGGCGTTCGTTCGGTCCGGTATTGAACTCGCGCCGCTGACGATGCCGCTCGGGGCCGCGCGGGAGCCGTTCGTGTTCCCGGCTCTTCCGGAATCCACCTATCTGGGGTTGCCCGGCCTGGTGGCAGACGCGCTTCCCGACTCGTTCGGCAACAATCTGATCGACGCCTGGATGGCGGTGCACGGCGTGGAGAAGTCGGACATCACGTCGCTCGACCGGCTTGCGTACATGGGCAAGCGCAGTATGGGCGCCCTGGAGTTCAAGCCCGTCCGCGGGCCGTCGAAGGCGACAACGACGGCACTCGAGATGTCAGCGCTGGTGGAAAGCGCCAGGCGCGCCGTGCGGGGCGACCTGGGCAGCGATGCGCTCGCTGAAGCCGCCCTCGCTCAGATCATTCATGTCGGCACCTCAGCCGGCGGGGCTCGCGCGAAGGCGGCCATCGCCTGGAATCCGACGACTCAAGAGATTCGCGCAGGTCAGTTTGAGGTGGCCCCAGGGTTCGAGCACTGGCTGCTCAAGTTCGACGGGCTGGGCGCCGACATCGAACTTGGGGTCAGCCGGGATTACGGCCGCATTGAGTACGCCTATTACCTGATGGCACGCTCAGCCGGCATCGCGATGTCGCCGAGCCGACTGCTCGAGGAGAATGGCCGCGCCCACTTCATGACCAGGCGCTTCGATCGCGATGGAAACACCAGGCATCACGTCCAGACGCTGTGCGCGATGGCGCACCTGGACTATCGTCAAAAGGCGACTCACGACGTCAGCCAGTTGTTCCTGACGATTGACCGCCTGCAAATAGGTTATCTCGCAAAGGAGGAGGCCTTTCGCCGCGTCGCGTTCAACATCATGGCCGCCAACTGCGACGACCATACCAAGAACGTCTCGTTTCTCCTGCGCGAGGGGAGTGTCTGGGAATTGGCGCCGGCCTACGATGTGATCTACGCGCACAACCCGCGAGGGGAGTGGACCTGCCAGCACCTCATGTCCGTAAACGGGAAATTCGTTGACATCGTCCGCGACGACCTGCTGGCCGTCGCGGATCGCTTCGGGATCGGAACCGCTCCGCGGGTTCTCAAGGACGTCAACCGGGCGGTGAAGTCGTGGCCCTCGCGGGCGAAGCAGGCCAGGATCAGCGCGCGCGAGACGAAACGGATTCAGGCGCAGCATCGCCTGCTGTAG
- a CDS encoding type II toxin-antitoxin system prevent-host-death family antitoxin: MKTVGIRELKNRLSEYVREVRLGERVLVSDRGTIVAELREAGADEHDGVPSGLAALARDGQVTLASIDSPPSYPKLRRVAAGLSTRQILNAGRGAR; encoded by the coding sequence GTGAAGACTGTGGGCATCCGGGAGCTCAAGAACCGCCTCAGCGAATACGTCCGCGAGGTCCGGCTTGGCGAACGGGTGCTCGTCAGCGACCGGGGAACGATTGTCGCGGAGTTGCGTGAGGCGGGCGCGGATGAACACGACGGTGTGCCGTCGGGCCTGGCTGCCCTCGCCAGGGACGGACAGGTCACGCTCGCCTCGATCGACAGCCCTCCTTCCTACCCAAAGCTGCGGCGCGTGGCTGCGGGCCTCTCCACGCGACAGATCCTGAACGCCGGCCGAGGCGCCCGATGA
- a CDS encoding type II toxin-antitoxin system VapC family toxin codes for MRLYAESSAILAWLLGDAAADPIRALLQQAELVITSDLTLVECDRALHRAQRATQLSEADAADRRAHLNEAAAAWHVLRLHPTGVERARRGFPSEPLETISALHLASALVARSAIPGLAVLALDEDVRRNAHLLGFRVVPATTPSTSSEKAAPGVRQPARPISGGGGTV; via the coding sequence ATGAGGCTCTACGCGGAGTCGAGCGCCATACTGGCGTGGCTTCTCGGCGATGCGGCCGCGGACCCGATCCGCGCCCTTCTTCAGCAGGCGGAGCTGGTCATCACGTCGGACCTGACGCTGGTCGAATGCGATCGCGCCCTGCACCGTGCGCAGCGCGCCACACAGTTGTCCGAGGCCGACGCGGCCGACCGGCGCGCCCACCTGAACGAAGCGGCGGCGGCCTGGCACGTCCTGCGTCTGCATCCCACGGGCGTCGAGCGGGCCCGTCGCGGCTTTCCCAGCGAACCGCTCGAAACGATCTCGGCGCTCCATCTGGCGAGTGCGCTCGTGGCGCGCTCGGCCATCCCGGGCCTCGCGGTGCTCGCGCTGGACGAAGATGTCCGGCGCAATGCCCACTTGCTGGGCTTCCGCGTGGTTCCGGCGACCACACCGTCGACGTCCAGTGAAAAGGCTGCGCCCGGCGTCCG